The genomic stretch AAACGAAGCTTTTAGGACAGTGGGAGAAAACCAAAAAGCACTAGCCCTGATACACAGATATGCTTTCAGCCCTTGGTCTAGAAGGCCTTTCCCCAGAGAACTCAGGGCTGCCCCCGGACACACCCCTCCCAGGATCCTATGTCACCCCAACCTTCCTGGTACAAGCCTTACTTGCCCCCTCTCCTCCCACCTGCTGCTAGCTCCTCGACCTGTTCGATAGTGAGGACCCTCGCGAGCGGGACTTCCTCAAGACCATCCTGCATCGCATCTATGGCAAGTTCCTGGGGCTCCGGGCTTATATCCGTAGGCAGATCAACCACATCTTCTACAGGTGAGGCCCGGAGCCCAGGCTTAGGAGCAGAGCCAGCCGCTGCCTCTGCTCCGGTGGGGTAGGAAGAGGGGGCAGGACGGCAGGTTCACGAATGTCTTGCCTACCTGTAGGTTTATCTACGAGACAGAACATCATAACGGGATTGCTGAGCTCCTGGAGATCCTGGGCAGGTAAGGAGTGAGAAATTCGGGTGATGGGGAGGATGGGTGGACTGAGCCCAGGACTGGCCTGTCGGTCCTCACAACGCTTCCTTGGCCTCTAGCATCATCAACGGCTttgccctgccccttaaggaagagCATAAGATGTTCCTCATCCGGGTCCTGCTGCCCCTTCACAAGGTCAAGTCCCTGAGTGTCTACCACCCTCAGGTGAGCCACTGACCCAGCTCCGGCAGCAGGGCAGAGGGAAGGAATTCCTCCCTCCATTCCGGGGTCTTGGTCTTCTGGCTGTCTGTAACCTTGGCCTCCCACCTTTCTTCCCCCCCACCTTCCACAGCTGGCCTACTGCGTGGTCCAGTTTCTAGAGAAGGAGAGCAGCCTGACTGAGCCGGTAATTCTCCTGGGGGTCCAAGCCCAGCCCTAGCTCTAGCCAGGCTCCCTGCAGAGGGCACAGTTCAACAGGTCTCTGTCCTCTCGGGAGAAACGGGCTCTGTGCACCCACAAACCCCTCTGAGCCAGCCAAGGCCACTCCAGTGTCCCCCCTCCCCACAGTGGGCCGTAGGACGAGGGCAGGCTCCCATCTGGGCATTTAAGAGCCCCACCATCTTGTCGCAGGTGATTGTGGGACTCCTCAAGTTCTGGCCCAAGACGCACAGCCCCAAAGAAGTGATGTTCCTGAATGAGCTGGAGGAGATTCTGGATGTCATCGAGCCTTCCGAGTTCAGCAAAGTGATGGAGCCGCTCTTCCGCCAGCTGGCCAAGTgtgtctccagcccccacttccaGGTGAGGCCCAGTCCCACGCCTTCCTTCCGGAAAGCATGGAGGACACACCAACCCGGTCCCCGCTAAATGCCGCCTGTCCCCACCAGGTGGCAGAGCGTGCCCTCTATTACTGGAACAATGAGTACATCATGAGCCTGATCAGCGACAACGCCGCCCGAGTCCTTCCCATCATGTTCCCTGCGCTCTACAGGAACTCCAAGAGCCACTGGAACAAGTAGGGGGCCAGGGGCTCTTGGGAGGATCGCAGCGCCAAGCAGCAGCAAGTAGCTCAGGTGTCCACCAGGTGTGGACGGGGTGTTGACCCCTCTTCAGTGGTCCTTCGACAGCTGAACAGTGGGGCCAACCTGCTTCCTACCTTTGCCTTATTTCCACACTGTGCTGGTGTGACTTTTTGAGAGGAGGGGTGGAATCCATACATGGTCAGAAAGCTGTTTCTGCTAAAAGCCAGTGCTCCCAGTGTAGTCCCGCAGGCTGGGAGCACATAGGTCTCCAAATGAGGGCTGGAGACAGGGACAGCCTGGTGTTTGTGAAGGCCTTGAATGCCTATCAGAAGCAACCGGACTTAGCCAGAGAGCTGAGCTGAAGCTATAGAGATTTCTAACGTGggagtaaagaaagagaaagggcttAGCAGACACCACCCTGGGCACACTCTGGGTCCTCCAGCTCCTGCGCCTTCCCGATGCAGGACAATCCATGGACTGATCTACAATGCCCTAAAGCTGTTTATGGAGATGAATCAGAAGCTGTTCGATGACTGTACCCAACAGTATAAGGCCGAGAAGCAGAAGTGAGTGACTACCCCCTCCCAGGGGGCTGTATTTGAGCACCTCTAGCCCCCTCATTCCTTGCCCCCAGCATCCCAACTCCAATCCTGTCCTTGCCAGGGGCCGATTCCGcatgaaggaaaaggaagagatgtGGCAAAAGATTGAGGAGCTGGCCCGAATGAATCCCCAGGTGAGTGGAACGGCCAGCACCAAGTACGGAGGGGCTGTCCTGTCCTGGGCTGGGTGAGGGCTTGTTCGAGGAGGAAAGAGAAGTGGTCAGGCCAGCCCCCTGCTCAACGGCTCTCCGGCCTGCTTTTCCCCCTCTAGTACCCCATGTTCCGATCCCCTCCACCACTGCCTCCTGTGTACTCCATGGAGACAGAGACCCCCACGGCAGAGGATATCCAGCTTCTCAAGAGGACAGTGGAGACCGAGGCTGTGCAGGTAGGGGAGCAGAACTCAAGAGtctgggagagagggaagaggcagCAGGACCTGTGGGGAGCTGGTCCCCACCCTGACCTCTCTCCCCCTGTGCCCGTAGATGCTGAAGGACATCAAGAAGGAGAAGGTGCTGCTGCGGCGGAAGTCAGAGCTGCCCCAGGATGTGTACACCATCAAGGCGCTGGAGGCACATAAGCGGGCGGAAGAGTTCCTGACTGCCAGCCAGGAGGCGCTCTGACCCCCTCACCGCCCGAGCCTCCCCCCTCCGCTCCCCACTGGCTGGCTCGGGGCAGGGCTGTGCCTCTCTCGCTACTTTGTGGGGGTGCGACACTTGAAGCTGGGACACCCTCCAGTGCAGTCCCACTTCTCCCTCAGTGTGTTCTTGCCTCCCTGTGGCTAGTAGCGACAGGCCGAGCACTGTCACGCTCGGTGCTCAACCACCTGGGGATGCCCGGCCCCCACTCGCTCCGAACCCACAGCTGCCCGCGGCTGCTCCGAGAAATCCACATTGGCCACAAGCGCTCCTCCTCGGGCCTCCCCACCCTCACCAACTCCGGCGAGGGGGGCTCCTCCTCTCCCCGGAGGGGTATCCAGGGAGCAGCAGCAGATGATTCTCACCAAAGTTATGTAATAAGCCCCCCAGTGGCCTCCTGGAGTGGCTAGAGGGGGGGAGCCAACCCCCAACAGCACAAATAGGCCCCCCAAGTCCCAGAAGC from Suncus etruscus isolate mSunEtr1 chromosome 18, mSunEtr1.pri.cur, whole genome shotgun sequence encodes the following:
- the PPP2R5D gene encoding serine/threonine-protein phosphatase 2A 56 kDa regulatory subunit delta isoform, coding for MPYKLKKEKEPPKLPKGTAKPSSSGKDGGSESTEEAQPLPQPQPQPPSQTPSSNKRPSNSTPPPTQLSKIKYSGGPQIVKKERRQSSSRFNLSKNRELQKLPALKDSPTQEREELFIQKLRQCCVLFDFVSDPLSDLKFKEVKRAGLNEMVEYITHSRDVVTDAIYPEAVTMFSVNLFRTLPPSSNPTGAEFDPEEDEPTLEAAWPHLQLVYEFFLRFLESPDFQPNIAKKYIDQKFVLALLDLFDSEDPRERDFLKTILHRIYGKFLGLRAYIRRQINHIFYRFIYETEHHNGIAELLEILGSIINGFALPLKEEHKMFLIRVLLPLHKVKSLSVYHPQLAYCVVQFLEKESSLTEPVIVGLLKFWPKTHSPKEVMFLNELEEILDVIEPSEFSKVMEPLFRQLAKCVSSPHFQVAERALYYWNNEYIMSLISDNAARVLPIMFPALYRNSKSHWNKTIHGLIYNALKLFMEMNQKLFDDCTQQYKAEKQKGRFRMKEKEEMWQKIEELARMNPQYPMFRSPPPLPPVYSMETETPTAEDIQLLKRTVETEAVQMLKDIKKEKVLLRRKSELPQDVYTIKALEAHKRAEEFLTASQEAL